The stretch of DNA AGATCGGTTAAAATTTGCCTCTAAGGGGCAGGGAAATACAGAAAAGAGATTAAACCCACTTTTGTAGATGTAATACGGATCTCGGACGCCTCCATCGATGACTGCCCCAGAAATCCCTTTTTCTTCAGCGATAGTACACATTAATTCGCCCCAATAACCGGCATTAGGACATTTGCTGGTATCAATAACAGGCACCATGAATGGCTTCATTTCATTCACTATTCGAGAGGTTAACTCCTCATATTGATTATCATCAACGATGACCGGATCGTTAACCCAACGCATCGTCATAGCTGGGCCCGCAACCCGCATCTCTGGCGTTAACGGTCTGATATCTGGACCAAGCCATTGATTATGGAATTCAAAATCCGTGTCGAGGATATCGGTAATAGCTGCTGGATAAACTGCTTTATATCCTTCAACGAGTTCATGTAGTTCAGGGGTATTCATGTCATTATTCCTCAATTCTTTTTGTAATCTGAATGATGTTTTCTCTCAATAATCGGGTTTTCTGGTATTCAGACAATTGTGAATACAGAACCCTGCCTAAGCTATATCGGATGTCAATAAAGGGTATATCAGAGCTATAAACAACCTTATCATCACCTGCCTCATTGACCAATCTTTCGATCCAATGGCTGGTGATAAATGACCCACTGATATCAAGGTAAAGATTTGGGTATTTCTGAGCCAGGTGAATGGCACCTTCAAAACCTTCTGTAAGCGCTCCACTATGTACAATCAACACATTGACTTCCGGATGCCGTTCTGCGATTTCAGCAAACAGCTGGGGGTCATCATATGGAGAACCATGGTAGGTATGCGACAATACCATTATCTTGTGATCGGCAGCAAATTCCCACATGGGCTCATAATCTCGATCGAGAATGGACTTTAGATGTGTGTCTGGGGTGATTTTTATAGCAATGAAGCCTTCATCGAGGATATACCGTTTTAACTCGGGCTTGATATCCCGTGGATGATTGGGGTTGATGACCACGTGCCCTTTAAGCCTGGATGGATGTTTCCTAATAGCAGCCAGGGTCTCAAGGTTGCCTCGCTTCCAGTCACCTGATATCGCAAGATGTGATGAGATACAGGCAATTTCAACACCAGCAGAATCCATTGCTCGTAGCATTCCCTCCGAGTCGTTTTGAGGGATATGAAATTTAAAATATGGTCCCATGTGACCGTGGGCATCAATCACATGATAGGAATGCTTTGGCATTTGGCTTACTTCAGGAGCAACCATTTCAAAATTTCGTTGTTGATCATGCTGAGAAGTCTTGGCGTTTTGGAGCATTCTTTCCAGGTTAGAGCTGGCAATGTCTCGTTTTGCTTCTTCTGGAATGCCAGCATAAGTGAGCCTGGCGATGGCACCACCGGCTTCTACAAAAGGCATACTCGTTCCAAAGAGCAATCTCGCCGAGCCGAACCTTTGAACAATGTCTTCCACACCCTGGTGTGTTGCTAGGAAGGAAAGATCAAGGTAAAGGTTATCGCACTGTTGCATCAATTGAATCAAGCTTTGATAGGGTCTGTAACCAGTTCGGTTGATCACCAAAGAAATGTTTGGATAAGATTGGCAAATCTCTTTAATTGCAGAAAATCGGTTGGCATCGTAATCATATATGCCAACCTGCATAAAAACTTGATCTACATCTAAAAACACAATAATGCTGAGTTTGTTAAGCAAATCAAAGAAACCACCCGTCATCCATTGCTCCAAAGAGACAACATGATCCTTGGGGAATAGCCGGATTGCACGGATTTTGTTTTCGATAAGGGCTTTTTTCAGGCCTGTCAAACCACCATATACTTCAAGAGCTGGGCCCGGGGTTAATCCCCAACAGGCTTCGAGTTGCGGGTGCTCTCGAATCTCATCCATAAGCAATTTATTCCCATAATAGGGGTTGTGCTGCCAGGCTAAAGTATGATTTACCAGTGCAGCATGGATGTTTAGCTGTCCTAATTTGTTGACCAATGCATTGACATCAGAAAATGTCTCAGCACTTCCTGGCCAGGGGCCCAAGTAAACAGAGGAATCAAATAATTTCATGTTAATAATTCAAGACTTAACTTAAGTAAATCCTGGAGTTTGTCTCAACCGATTTTTGTATGGCGTCAAGAATACGGGTGACGGTAAGAGAACTTTCCAGTGTGACCAATGGCTCAAGGTTCTCATCCACACAGCGGATAAAGTGGTTTATCGACAAAGGAACGGCACCATGCACTTCGTCATTTTCAAAATGATACGCCAGAAGGTTGCGGGGATACTCATATTTGCTTGGGGTAGCAATTTCGATCTGTTCATACTTTCGATCCAAATGGATGACCTGGTTTTCGCACACAATCTGCACCCATGAATCAACCATCGTAGGAAAGGTGTTGGGATAGATCCAACAGGCTTCAAAGGTCGCCAGTGAACCGTCAGCAAATTTGACCTGCGCCTGAATGGCATCTGGAGTGTTGAATCCTCTTGCTTTTAACACTTTGAAAACTGCATTTGCGTAAACTTCTACAGGTTCAACACCAAAATACCAGCACACCAGGTCGATATCATGGGATGAGAGGAACCATGCCGGGGTAGTCTGGTTGACCCAACCGGCGATCATCTCAGTAGGAACTGAAATTATGTCGTTTTTACGTGTATAGGCCAATACAGGCCCCCCAGCTTCAGGCCGATTGATCAGGTCTTTTGCTTGCCTGTAAGCCGGAACCCAGCGATGGCTAAACTGCGCCATAACCTTGACTTCATTATCTTTTGCTGCTTTGATGATTTCCAGTGCATCCTGAACATTTGTTGCCAGGGGCTTTTCCACCAAAACATTGATTTTTTTGTTGGCTGCAGCTATTGTGGGCTGTGCGTGAGCAAAATCAGGTGTACACACCGAGACGATATCCAAATCGCATTCATCAAACATCTCATCAAATTGATCATAAGCAGATGGTATCTCAAACCTCTCAGCAAACGCCTGCGCTTTATTTTTATTAATATCCGCTACGGCAACCAATTCCGTTAGTGGGTTTAACCGATAAACTCTGGCGTGAATATCACCCATGATTCCCGCACCGATGATACCAACTCGATATTTACTCATATTAACCTCCTGCATATCATGCAATTAGATTTCTTAATGCGCAATAAAAGCATTGTAACATGGACTGTTCTTGGTGTCAACACAAAATAAACCTTAAATTTAGTCAAATTAATGCTGTTAAAAGTTAGTATACCAGCTAATTTCAAGATTTAAGTGTTACAATTGGACTGAAAAGTCATCATTCTTGGATATCCAATGAACATTAGTAAAAAAATCGATGGTATTATTTTCCTTGACAGCTATGCAATAGTATTGCATAATGGGGCTAAAATCAGGAATAATGGATTGACAAAGTGAATCAAATGAACCAAGAAAATAAACATTACAGCCGCAATGTCATCCAGTCTCTGGATCGTGGTTTGATCATCATGGAGTATCTCAGCCGTTCTCAAGATCATATGGGATTGCCTGAGTTGGCTCAGTTATTAGATGTTGACCCCAGCACGGTTTATCGTTTGTTGGGGACTTTGTTAAATCGTGGGTTCGTAGTTCAAGATCCTGTCTCGAAAAAATATACCCTTGGTCTTAAGGTTATAGAACTTAGCCGACGGGCGATAGATACCATACAAATCCGAGTGACCAGCAAATCGTATCTCCGAAAATTAGTTGATGAAACAGGGGAAAGTTCGAATTTGGCAATTTTTTCTGATAAGGCTGCAATTTGTATTGATCACAAAATGAGCCAATCGCCTTTGGCGGTCACCAATGAAATTGGCGAGTCCTTTATCTATCATGCAACGGCGATTGGGAAAGTTATATTGGCTTTTCAGCCTGAAGACATTCGGGAACAAATCCTTGCAAACTATACTTTTGAAAGATTTACACACAATACGATATCCAGTGTGGGGACGTTAAAAAACCAACTGGAATTGATAAGAAACTATTATTTTTCTGTAGATGATGAGGAGCGTTTTCTCGGAGTCCGCTGTATTGCAGCTCCGATTTTTGATTTCACGGAAAAATTGATTGCCGGTATTGGTATTACCGGTCCATCATCCCGATTATCTCTTGATCGTTTTCCCTCTCTAATTACTCAAGTTAAGAAAACGGGTTATGAGCTTTCGATAATGTCCGGATTTCCACAGCATAAAGCTTACCCAATCGTTGATTCTATCCACCAGGAGATTAGTTGATGAGCACTCTCTATTACTCTGAACAAGGGTTTGTGTCGCCTAATAATTGTGAGGAGATAAATTATTTCAGGCGGGCATTTAAATCAATCATATTACCCGAAACAAATACTCCTGCAGAGCTATTTATTCTTGCTCGGCCACATGATATGGGTGTCCCTCCTTTAAAAATATTGGTTAATGGGCAGCTGACACTTGAAATAAAGCCAGAGGGCAATGAACCGGCATTCCGCTGGTATAAGGTAACTATCCCGGAGTCAGATTTGCTTGCCGGGAGAAATTCATTTCAGATCTGGAGTGATGGTAGCGGAATGAATGCCTGGACGATAGCCTTTGATCAATCGATTGATGGATCACAAGAAAGTTATCTGAGCTTGGATGCTGGCAGCACTAAAACTTGGCGAAATAAGGGAAGAACCAATCAACAAGCGGGAGAATATGTGTTGCGGATTCGAATTGATGAAGGACAGGACCCTGAACCACCGCGATTCGCTTGGGAACCACCTGACCATCCCCGTTTAGCATATTTACGCAACCTGATTCCAGAAGAGATCAAATCTTCCGATTCTTTGATGACGAAAGTGCACCAGCTGTCTACCTGGGTAGCTTCTTCATTTGAATATCGTTCATCTGCATTAGCATCACTTTACACACCGTGGGATGCTGAAACAATTCTTGCTTGGGGTAAAACCCAAAAAGGACAGAATGGTCAGTTGCCCATAGTGATGTGTGTTCATTACGCAATCGTTTATATCACAGCTTGTCAGAGCTTAGGTATCAAATCTCGTCCCGCGGTTTTCACCGAAGATCTGGGAGGTTTTAATGGACATTTCGCTGCGGAGACCTGGATCCCTAATTTAAATAAATGGATATTTGTAGATCCCAATCTCGACGCGATATTTTACCAAAACGATGAACCAATGACTGTATCTGCGCTTAAGTCTTATGAGGACTGGAAACCATTTGTGCGGTTTGGTAAAGGATTTGATTACCAGAAAAAAAATCCGGCAATCGAAGAGTTTATGAATATTTACCTTAATGGGCGCTTTGCTAAGAAAAGGGCCATTTGGTCAAGAGCAGATTTTCTTGCTCATCCTGAATTAACACCTCCCGGTCACGGAAGCTTGGCTTATTGTGAAACAGATCTGATATGGCAGAACGATGCTTCGCTTGCAATGTTCCCTTACCATGTTGATCAATCATATTTTGATCAACCTTCTCGGGAATAAATTCTCTAACCCTTTTGTGGAATTATGTTATGAAACTTATTGTAGAAGAACCATCAGGAATTAGCAGGCACAATTGGCCTGTTACTCGCGGCATGCCTTTTAAAATGGGCAAATTGCACACCGCGGATTGTTTGGAGCTTATAAACAATTCTGGTCAGCGAATTCCTGTACAGACAAAAATACTTTCTTATTGGCCTGACAGATCAATAAAGTGGTTACAATCTTTCTTTCAAGTTGACCTACCAGCCCAAAGTGTTGATACATACACCCTGATCAATAATGATAAGCCTACTCTTCTGAACCATGATAATCCAATAAAAATAGTCGAAAATAATCGTTTATATGAAATAGATACCGGGTGTATCGTTGTTAATATTGACTTGCGATCGGGTTTTAGAGTTTTTGACCAGGTTAAGCGTGGAGACCGGACCATTGTCTCGGAAAATGGTTGTTGGGGATTTAACATAATCGATTCTCAGGGCATTCATTACAGTTCAACGCTGGGTCAGGTTAGCCACTTTATATGGGAAGAAACAGGGCCATTGCGTGCAGTTCTATTTGTGTCCGGCGATCATCGTAGTCAAGAAGGAACGCGTTTATTTACATATGAAGCAAGATTAACCTTTTACGCAGGTTTGAACTGGTGCGAGCTTGAATATACCTTTATTAATGATCATGATGATGACCATATAGCCCTTAAACAGGTGTCCTTTTCACTTTCTCCTAACTTTTCTGAAAACACCACAGGGCTTGTAGGTGCCTTTCAACAGAAATTTGAAAGTGATCAGCCATTCCTCATCCATGCGGATGAACCAGCCTCATCCTCATTTTTTACTGGAACTAAGATTTATGATTTTGATGGTACCTTGTTTGAGTTTGACCAACCAGGAGAAATGCTCAGACGTGTCGCCCATGGATGGATGGATATCAGCGATAAGACGCACGGCGTGATGATCTGTGTAAAAAACCTCACTTTGATGGCTCCTAAAGCGATCTCGTATGACACAAAAAAGATTGATGTGCAATTATGGCCATCACGCTCATCTTTGCTTAACCTGCCGCAAGGGATGGCGCGAACCCATCGCATGATGGTTTTATTTCACAATGAAACTGGCAGCAATGCGGAGGTCAACAAATTTGCAACAAGTTATGAAATTGACCTGTGTCCTTCGATAGCATTTGAAAATGACCCGATTAATTTGTTTGGCCCGGTATTTGACTATCGACCCAAAAAATTTCCGGAAATAAATATCCGATTACGTGATCAATTTAATTATTTTATATCGAGTAGCCTGGGAATGGGCTTCTTTAATTATGGTGACAGCGACCAGGATCTGGTCGGGCAAAGGGCTGGTTATCAATCAAATAATGAATATGACTTGCCGCTATCACTCGCCCTTCAATTCTTGCGCACAGGGGAGCAAGAATACTTTGACGCTTTGCATGCCACTGCTTTTCACATGATGGACATCGACTTTGTACACCATAGCTCTGGCAACCCGCTTGAAATCGGCGGTGTCCGGATTCATGGTATTAACCACATTCAACATAACTGCGAGGGAATGCCCGGTTTTACTGTCGCAACATCACACATGTGGACGGAGGGTTTGCTGGCATATTATCTGCTAACGGGGCATCCTACTGCTTTGGCTAGAGCAAAAAGCATTGGCAACTGTCTGTTGCGGATGATTGAAGCCGGATGGGCAATTCCTCCCTACAAGGTGGCATGGCATGGCGTTCGAGATAGTGCATGGCCAATTATTGCTTTTGCCGGGCTGTACGAGGTTACTGGTGAGCACTGCTGGATGGATGCGGTGATAAAGCTGGCTGATATTATTGTGGATACGCAACATGATGACGGCAGTTGGGACATGCAAATTGGTTGGTATAAAGCCACAAAAGTGCCTTTGCAAACTGGCATCGGCATGAATGGGTTGTGCAGAGCTCATGCAATCACCGGAGATGAACGTTACCTGAATTCAGCCGTCGCGGCTGGCAAAAAACTTAAAGAGAGCACTTTCCCCGAAGGAAATTTCCTTTATATTGATGCTCCAGGTTACCGGTGGAATTACACATCTACAGTTGTTTTGGAAAGTTTGGGTTATTTATGGAAACATACGGGAGATTTGACCTATTTGGAACTTGCACTCAGAAATGTGCAAGCCTGCCTTAACACCAAACAGGTGAATGGCACTGGTTTAGCTTATTCCTGGCGCTACTTGCTCCGTTACTTGTTCTGGGCAGAAGAAGCTCAGTTTTTAAAGGATGAGGTTTAATCAGTTAATAGGTTAACAGAGAAAGGAGAAGTTATATAAGCCAAAAGAAAATGCACAATAAAAAAATTGATCATAGTCATTTAGTAAGATAAAGGAGAACAAGATGTATCGGAATATGATGAAAGTTTTAGGCTTAATGATTGTTGCTGGCTTACTGCTATCAGCATGTGTGACAGCAGCCCCTGAACCTGAGAAAGTCGTGGAAAAGGTGGTTGAAACTGTTGTTGAAACTGTCGAAAAAGAGGTTATTAAAGAAGTTGAAGTTCCTGTTGAGGCAGAACCAGTCGAAAAAGCCGTTGTTGAGTTCGGTGGTTTCTATCCATCTGATTCAGCGTGGGGCAGAATGTATCGAA from Brevefilum fermentans encodes:
- a CDS encoding RraA family protein; amino-acid sequence: MNTPELHELVEGYKAVYPAAITDILDTDFEFHNQWLGPDIRPLTPEMRVAGPAMTMRWVNDPVIVDDNQYEELTSRIVNEMKPFMVPVIDTSKCPNAGYWGELMCTIAEEKGISGAVIDGGVRDPYYIYKSGFNLFSVFPCPLEANFNRSRLESVQQPITINQVTIHPGDFIMGDFGGVVVIPQDIVVDVYYKVKELIDKESETRKLIRQGASVKELLATGGRI
- a CDS encoding amidohydrolase family protein; protein product: MKLFDSSVYLGPWPGSAETFSDVNALVNKLGQLNIHAALVNHTLAWQHNPYYGNKLLMDEIREHPQLEACWGLTPGPALEVYGGLTGLKKALIENKIRAIRLFPKDHVVSLEQWMTGGFFDLLNKLSIIVFLDVDQVFMQVGIYDYDANRFSAIKEICQSYPNISLVINRTGYRPYQSLIQLMQQCDNLYLDLSFLATHQGVEDIVQRFGSARLLFGTSMPFVEAGGAIARLTYAGIPEEAKRDIASSNLERMLQNAKTSQHDQQRNFEMVAPEVSQMPKHSYHVIDAHGHMGPYFKFHIPQNDSEGMLRAMDSAGVEIACISSHLAISGDWKRGNLETLAAIRKHPSRLKGHVVINPNHPRDIKPELKRYILDEGFIAIKITPDTHLKSILDRDYEPMWEFAADHKIMVLSHTYHGSPYDDPQLFAEIAERHPEVNVLIVHSGALTEGFEGAIHLAQKYPNLYLDISGSFITSHWIERLVNEAGDDKVVYSSDIPFIDIRYSLGRVLYSQLSEYQKTRLLRENIIQITKRIEE
- a CDS encoding Gfo/Idh/MocA family protein, with amino-acid sequence MSKYRVGIIGAGIMGDIHARVYRLNPLTELVAVADINKNKAQAFAERFEIPSAYDQFDEMFDECDLDIVSVCTPDFAHAQPTIAAANKKINVLVEKPLATNVQDALEIIKAAKDNEVKVMAQFSHRWVPAYRQAKDLINRPEAGGPVLAYTRKNDIISVPTEMIAGWVNQTTPAWFLSSHDIDLVCWYFGVEPVEVYANAVFKVLKARGFNTPDAIQAQVKFADGSLATFEACWIYPNTFPTMVDSWVQIVCENQVIHLDRKYEQIEIATPSKYEYPRNLLAYHFENDEVHGAVPLSINHFIRCVDENLEPLVTLESSLTVTRILDAIQKSVETNSRIYLS
- a CDS encoding IclR family transcriptional regulator codes for the protein MNQENKHYSRNVIQSLDRGLIIMEYLSRSQDHMGLPELAQLLDVDPSTVYRLLGTLLNRGFVVQDPVSKKYTLGLKVIELSRRAIDTIQIRVTSKSYLRKLVDETGESSNLAIFSDKAAICIDHKMSQSPLAVTNEIGESFIYHATAIGKVILAFQPEDIREQILANYTFERFTHNTISSVGTLKNQLELIRNYYFSVDDEERFLGVRCIAAPIFDFTEKLIAGIGITGPSSRLSLDRFPSLITQVKKTGYELSIMSGFPQHKAYPIVDSIHQEIS
- a CDS encoding transglutaminase-like domain-containing protein, with the protein product MSTLYYSEQGFVSPNNCEEINYFRRAFKSIILPETNTPAELFILARPHDMGVPPLKILVNGQLTLEIKPEGNEPAFRWYKVTIPESDLLAGRNSFQIWSDGSGMNAWTIAFDQSIDGSQESYLSLDAGSTKTWRNKGRTNQQAGEYVLRIRIDEGQDPEPPRFAWEPPDHPRLAYLRNLIPEEIKSSDSLMTKVHQLSTWVASSFEYRSSALASLYTPWDAETILAWGKTQKGQNGQLPIVMCVHYAIVYITACQSLGIKSRPAVFTEDLGGFNGHFAAETWIPNLNKWIFVDPNLDAIFYQNDEPMTVSALKSYEDWKPFVRFGKGFDYQKKNPAIEEFMNIYLNGRFAKKRAIWSRADFLAHPELTPPGHGSLAYCETDLIWQNDASLAMFPYHVDQSYFDQPSRE
- a CDS encoding exo-rhamnogalacturonan lyase family protein; translated protein: MKLIVEEPSGISRHNWPVTRGMPFKMGKLHTADCLELINNSGQRIPVQTKILSYWPDRSIKWLQSFFQVDLPAQSVDTYTLINNDKPTLLNHDNPIKIVENNRLYEIDTGCIVVNIDLRSGFRVFDQVKRGDRTIVSENGCWGFNIIDSQGIHYSSTLGQVSHFIWEETGPLRAVLFVSGDHRSQEGTRLFTYEARLTFYAGLNWCELEYTFINDHDDDHIALKQVSFSLSPNFSENTTGLVGAFQQKFESDQPFLIHADEPASSSFFTGTKIYDFDGTLFEFDQPGEMLRRVAHGWMDISDKTHGVMICVKNLTLMAPKAISYDTKKIDVQLWPSRSSLLNLPQGMARTHRMMVLFHNETGSNAEVNKFATSYEIDLCPSIAFENDPINLFGPVFDYRPKKFPEINIRLRDQFNYFISSSLGMGFFNYGDSDQDLVGQRAGYQSNNEYDLPLSLALQFLRTGEQEYFDALHATAFHMMDIDFVHHSSGNPLEIGGVRIHGINHIQHNCEGMPGFTVATSHMWTEGLLAYYLLTGHPTALARAKSIGNCLLRMIEAGWAIPPYKVAWHGVRDSAWPIIAFAGLYEVTGEHCWMDAVIKLADIIVDTQHDDGSWDMQIGWYKATKVPLQTGIGMNGLCRAHAITGDERYLNSAVAAGKKLKESTFPEGNFLYIDAPGYRWNYTSTVVLESLGYLWKHTGDLTYLELALRNVQACLNTKQVNGTGLAYSWRYLLRYLFWAEEAQFLKDEV